A single region of the Leptodactylus fuscus isolate aLepFus1 chromosome 5, aLepFus1.hap2, whole genome shotgun sequence genome encodes:
- the LOC142202358 gene encoding olfactory receptor 10A7-like gives MDWMTNLTVTDFFLLGFQASQLLRNLLFLLILVIYNLTICGNLLIITLVSSSKILHTPMYFFISQLSTSDLLLSISVVPNMLYILLHNGAAITFVGCFTQFCFFGTSGACECFLLSVMSYDRYVAICNPLHYISIMTNEVCVKFSAICWLLGSSFSFILTITQSMLYFCGPNLIDHFFCDIIPVLELACSDTSTLYVEIYFVGTPSVLIPTTIIVASYTSIVRAVLRIPSSTGRQKAFSTCSSHLIVVSMFYGTLFCVYVLPTSGKTSTTSKILSLLYTVFTPLINPIIYSLRNKDIKKAAQGTICKRSSFIKEL, from the exons ATGGACTGGATG ACCAATCTGACAGTCACAGATTTTTTCCTCTTAGGATTTCAAGCCAGTCAACTATTGAGAAAtcttctcttccttctgattCTTGTGATTTATAATCTaacaatatgtgggaacctcctgatcatcaccctggtgtcctccagtaagatcctccacactccaatgtacttcttcatctcacaactctccacgAGTGACCTCTTGTTGAGTATATCAGTTGTCCCCAACATGCTCTACATCCTACTCCAtaatggggccgccattacttttGTTGGTTGTTTCACACAGTTTTGTTTCTTTGGGACTTCTGGAGCTTGTGAGTGTTTCCTCCTCTCAGTGATGTCCTATgatagatatgtggccatctgtaaccccCTCCATTATATTTCTATCATGACCAATGAAGTTTGTGTTAAATTTTCTGCCATCTGCTGGTTGCTGGGTTCATCCTTTTCATTCATTCTCACCATCACTCAATCAATGTTATATTTTTGTGGGCCAAATCTCAtcgaccatttcttctgtgacattATTCCCGTCTTAGAACTTGCCTGTTCCGACACCTCTACTCTTTACGTAGAGATTTATTTTGTAGGCACTCCCAGTGTATTGATCCCAACCACCATCATTGTAGCGTCTTATACTTCTATTGTtcgggcagtcttaaggatcccatccagtactggtagacagaaagccttctccacctgtagctcccacctcattgtggtctccatgttCTATGGGACTCTATTTTGTGTTTATGTTCTCCCAACAAGTGGAAAAACATCAACCACGagtaagatcctctccctgctatatactgtgtttacccccctgatcaaccccattatatacagtctgaggaataaagacATTAAGAAAGCCGCACAGGGCACAATTTGTAAGCGCTCAAGTTTTATTAAAGAATTGTAA